ACTGCACTCGCCCTGTTTAAAATTTACGCCCGGATATCCTCCTGGCCCTCGCTGCAGGATGTTGGACTCGCACGCCTGGATACAAGCGTCACAGCGGAGACAATGAGTGAGAAAATAGGAGGCTTCCCTGGCCCACGGCGGAAAGATCGCTTTACTGGCAGTGCGCCAGCTGCCGGTCAACATGCTTCGACGGGATAAATCAACCATGATAACGTCCTTCCGTAACGACACACTTCCACCGGAGGTGAACAACAATAAAAACCGCACAATCTATAAGTAGTTATTTTTGTAAATAAGATATTTCAGGATGTGTACAAGGTGCATACCCCGATAGAGGTAAATGCTGTTGCCGGATCAAAAGAGTGCCGGGTAAAGGTAAAAAAACGTGCTTTTTCTCACATTTCAATGAGTTATATACTGTTTTATATAACGAAAAAATCAATCAGTGCATAATATCATCATTGACATGAACATCAGAATATTCCGCTATTTATTTGGTTTTTGGTTTATTAATAAGCTCTCAAATATATAAAAATGCAGATTAATAGATAAAATGAATATGTTAATCTATGGTCTGAGCACCCAGATCAGCCGAACAGAAACAGCAGAAAGGAAATACTGTGAACAATAAGATAAAGACATTAGTCCCTGCCATCCTCTTCACCGCGCTCACCAGCCCCTCTGTCTGGGCCGCCAACCTTGCCAACACTCAACCGCTGGAGAAAATCGCCCCATATCCTCAGGCGGAAAAAGGAATGAAGCGGCAAGTCATTACGCTTACCCCTCAGCAGGATGAATCTACTCTCAAAGTGGAACTGTTAATTGGCCAGACTTTGAACGTAGATTGTAACCAGCATCGCCTCGGCGGTAAGCTGGAAACAAAAACGCTGGAAGGCTGGGGTTATGACTACTATGTTTTTGATAAGGTCACTTCTCCGGTATCGACCATGATGGCTTGTCCGGAGGGGAAAAAAGAGCAGAAATTCGTCACCGCCTGGCTGGGTGAAAACGGGATGCTGCGCTACAACAGTAAATTACCGATTGTGGTATATACCCCAGCGAATGTAGACGTGAAATACCGTATCTGGAAAGCGGACGATAACGTACAGAACGCCGTTGTGCGTTAATTTTCCGGTGCCCGGTCACGCTTATCGGGCATCTCCCTCCTGGCTTATCCCGTGATCCGGGGTTCTTTTTAAAACACGTCTGGAAACTCACTCTCGGGACAGGTACTATGCGGCCCTTTACTATTTGCCGCACGGACGCCAGTCAGGCTGCTGTAATCAGGCCTGATTTGACCTGAGAGTATTTATGTCTGTAACTTCTCCCCCCTCCACTGCCACTATGGAATATACCGTTAGTCATGTAGTACGTTCTCCACGCCTGTTGCTCCGTGAAACGCTGGCTGGCGTGATTACTGCGCTGGCGCTGATTCCGGAAGTCATCTCTTTTTCGGTGATTGCGGGTGTGGACCCTAAAGTCAGTCTGATCGCCTCCGTGGTACTGTGTCTGGCGATGTCTGTATTAGGCGGACGTCCGGCAATGGTCACTGCGGCGGCAGGCTCCGTGGCGTTGGTCATTGGTCCAATGGTCAGCCAGCATGGTGTACAGTATATTTTGCCAGCGGTAGTCATGGCGGGCGTTATCCAGATTCTGTTCGGCGTGCTGGGAATGGCGAGACTTATGCGCTTTATTCCTGCCGCCGTAATGACCGGGTTTGTTAACGCGCTCGGCATTTTGATTTTCTTCGCCCAGGTGCCACATTTCTGGAGTAAAAGCCCGTTAATCTGGGGGCTGTTTATCCTGACTCTGCTGATTGTTTTGTGGGCGCCGCGCGTGATTAAAAGCATTCCCGCACCGCTGATTGCCATCGTCCTGCTGACCATGTTTACCGTAACGACCGGACAGCTTTTGCCCACGGTGGGCGATGAGGGGCCGATGAACAGCAGTCTGCCAGGCCTGACGTTACTGTCCGTTCCGATAACCTGGCAAACACTGGCGATTATCTGGCCCTGCGCCTTGAGCATCGCCTTTGTTGGCCTGATGGAGTCGCTGCTAACGGCGAAGTTAGTGGACGATTTAACGGCGACGCCTTCAAATAAAAAACGGGAAAGCGCCGGGCTGGGCATCGCGAATATCCTGGCCGGGTTTTATGGCGGTATTGCTGGCTGTGCGATGATTGGCCAGACGATTGTCAACGTTGAGATGGGGAAAGGCCGCAGTCGCGTCTCGACGCTAACCGCCGGGGTCGTGTTGTTACTGCTGGTCACGGCGCTAAGCGAGGTGATGGCCAAGATCCCAATGACGGTGTTAGCGGGGATTATGGTGATTGTGGCGGTGAAAACCTTTAGCTGGCGCAGTCTTCAGCCCGCTACGCTGGCGCGTTTGCCGGTAACGGAAACGCTAGTAATGTTGACGACTGTGGCGGCAACGGTCTGTACGGCAAATCTGGCGATCGGCGTCGTTGCAGGGGTTATCGCTATGCTGCTGCTTCCGCGCCTGGCCAGACGGAAAAACGCGGCGGCAACAGAGGCACCTTCGCCAGCCCCGGAAAAATAAGTCAGGCGTTACGCGCTTATTTATGCAGGATGTCCGGCCTACAAAGCGTGTTTGCAGGCCGGACGCGACGCTCAAGAAAAAGTTGTAGACCTGATAAGCAGAGAAGCGCCATCAGGCAGTTCATGCAGTTCAATAACTATATTATGCAGTACGCGCTACCGCGTCGCGCGAGGCGGCGTCACGCTCATCGCCAGTGAGTTCGGTCAGTTGCCCACTACGCATCTCCAACAGGCGATCGGCGTGAATAAAATAGTGGTCGTCATGACTGATGGCAAAAATGGTTTTCCCCATTTTTTGCATCAGCGGCAGCAGTACCTGATAAAACTCCCGACGGAAGTGAGGATCCTGATCGGCTGCCCACTCGTCCAGCAAAATAATGTCGCGCTCTTCCGCCAGCGCCAACAGCAGCGCAATGCGCTTTTTTTGCCCTTTCGACAGTTTAAGATTTAAAATACGCCCGTCGTTTAGCTCCAGCTTGTGCGTCATTTTCAGGTGTTCAAGCCACTTATCGACCAGCGCGGGATTCGCGGGTTTCCCCTCCGGCCCCAGCAGGCGGTCGAATAACCAGACATCGGTAAACACGGCAGAGAAAAGTTGACGATACGCTTCCGGTTGCCCGGCAGCAATAGGCTTACCATCAAGTAAAATCTCTCCCGATTGCGGCTGGTACAAGCCGGTCAATAGCATGGCCAGCGTCGATTTCCCGCTACCGTTGCCACCAATTAAAAACAGCAATTCGCCGCGGTGAATCGTCAGGTTGATGGGCCCCACGGAAAACGCGTTATCCTGATAGTGAAAAACCACGTTGCGCAGCTCCAGCGTCTTCCAGTCCGGAAAGGCTTTCGGCTGCGGAAAATCAGGCTTATACGGGGCGAGCGCGAATTTATTCAGTTTATTAAACGCCACTTGCGCGGTCAGTAGCGTTGGCAATGCGCCCACCGCAGATAGCAGCGGCGTGCGCAGGAACAGCAACGTCAGCGAATAAGTCGCCGCGACGTTGGTATCCGCCCAGCCGAGACCATTCGCCATCCAGAAGACCAGGCCTATCGCCCCCAGCATCATGATATTCGACCAGTTAACGGCGCTCAGGTGAAAAGTATCGGCGCGGATAATGTGATGACGGTACTCTTTGGCGTCCGGGGTATAGCATTGCTGAAAAATCTGCTCCGCACGTTCGCGGTTTAGCGTCAGTTCCTTGCGTCCTTCCAGCACCGTCTGATAGTCGTTGTACAGCTTATCTTCGGTCTCGCGCAGGGTCGCCATATGCTGGTAGACCCGCGCCACCAGCATAAATCCGCCCCAGATAGTCACCGCCATCCAGATAGTCGTCACCAACAACATTTTTGTCGATAGCATCGCCAGATAGGCCGCCGAACCAAGAGTGAGGATAATACCCTGCACCAGTTCAGGCAGACGTACAAAAGCAATAGTTATATTACGGATATCGCTGGTCAAACCGGCCAGTAAAGAGGCGCTACCCAATTGCTCAATACGTTCAACGCGGGTATCCAGAATACGTTTGATAAATTCGCTGCGCAGACGGTAAACGAAATGGTGTCCCAGAGTGGTTAACGCCAGTTGGGAACCCAGCGTTACGGCCATTAATAACAGGAGCAGGCCAAGGAATTCCGGTAGTACCATGATTGTCGTGTCCACCGTTTCAATCAGGCGTTGATTGATAAACGCAATCAGGCCAATCCCCAGTGCCGCGCTGGCGAGGCTTAGCGCCATCACGCTAATAAATGGCCAGCGGTACTGCCGCCAGACAAGAATAAGAAGTTCCATGCAAACAACCCGGACAGATAATAACAGCCCGCAGTTTAACTAACTCCATCCGCACAGCAATAATAATTCTTATTTTTATTCTTTTTCAGCCGCCTGACGGAAGGTAAGATTGTAGCGAAATTCACCGGTCATGGGATGGAATCCCGCTTTAAGCGGCTGGATACCATGATAAAACAGCCGGGACTCTCCGCCCCAGACCACGATGTCGCCATGCTCCAGTAAGATCCGCCTCAGCGGATCGCTGCGACGCAGACCGCCAAACTGAAAAATGGCCGCTACTCCCAGCGAAACGGAGACGATAGGCGCACGCAAATCGGGCTCATCCTTATCCTGATGCAACGACAGTTTTGCGCCGGGCATATAGCGATTGATCAGGCAGGCGTCCGGTTGAAAGTTTTCATACCCTGCCGCGAGCGCCGCCTGACGGCATACGTCGGCAAACGATAGCGGTAACGCTGGCCAGGGCTTATCCGTTAGCGGATCGCACGCAGAATAGCAATAACCGTGACGATCGGTGGTCCAACCCAGCTCACCGCAGTTGGTCATCGCCACGGACATGGTATACCCGCCCGGCGTTACCATCTGACGAAATGGAGACTGGCTGGCGACACCCCCGATATCGTCTAACAGCGACTGCGCCGCGCGAAAAGCAAAACGGCGCAGCACCACCGCGCCGGGCGCCAGAGATTCTTGCCAGGGCTCTTCATCAGCAAACAGATCCAGCATCGCTACTCCTCTTTTTGCGATTCCCGCTTTAATAACTGCGCTTTTCGACTTGCCCCCCAGCGATAGCCCGAGAGCGAGCCGTCGCGGCGCACGACCCGATGACACGGGATGACTATTGCCAGTTTATTCGCACCGCATGCGCTGGCGACCGCACGCACTGCCGTAGGTTTACCGATAGTCCCGGCAAGCTGTTGATAACTGACGGTTTCACCACAGGGAATCGCACGTAACGCCTGCCAGACTTGTTGCTGAAATGCGGTTCCCTGGATATCCAGCGGCAGTGATAGCAGCACCTCGCGCGTGTTAATTGCAGCGACCACCTGTTGTACTCGCTGCTGAAAAGTCTCGTCGGCAGGTTCATGGCGGGCTGCCGGGAAAAGGGTATATAATTCCGCCAGCAGCACATCATCGCTATCGCCCGGAAAAATCGCGCAAATCCCCCGCTCGCTCTCCGCCACCAGACACCGTCCGTAAACCCAGTCGGTCAGCGCATAGCGAACAGAGACACTGTCGCCCCCTTTGCGAAACTGTTTTGCTGTCATGCCCAACGTCTGGTCGGCATGACGGTAGTAGCTACTGCTATCCGGGAAGCCAGCGCGGTAAATAGCCGCCGTGACCCGCTCTCCTTTCGCCAACGCTTCGCGCAACCGACGGGCTCGCCATGCCTGCTGCCACCCTTTCGGCGTCATTCCGGTGCTCGCTTTAAACAGACGGTGCAGATGAAACGGACTCATCGCCACCGCCTGTGCCAGAGACGCCAGCGTCACTGGCGTCTCCTGCTCAAGCAAACGGCAGGCGCAGGCAATCTTATCCACCCACCGTTGTTGCGCGCGCGCGTTATCTGGCTGGCAACGCTTGCAGGGGCGAAAACCAGCGGCCAGCGCCTGCGGCGCAGTGGCAAAAAAGCGGACATTTTTGCGTAACGCCCGTTTCGAGCGACAAGAAGGACGGCAAAAGATCCCCGTGGTCTGTACCGCAAAAACGAAACGGCCATCCGCGCTGGCATCGCGCGCCAGCACACGCTGCCAGCATTCATCATCGGTGAGTAACGGTTTTTTCATCATAGACTCCTTCATTAAGCATAGTGCTTGCTTCAATGCAGTGTGTCCGTAAATCAGCCCATAAAAACCCGCAATCTTGCGTTTTAATTCTCTTCGCTCACCAGGAACGTTTTGAACTGCGGCGACATCCAGGTTTTAAAGCCTTCGCCCTCTTTTATGATCATAAAAACCGCCAGCCCTTCCCGCCGTACCACCTCTTTCGCCTTTTCTGTACCAAGTACCATCAGCCCGGTATCCCAGCCATCCGCTTCCAGCGCCGTTGGCGCGATAACCGTCACCGATACCAAATGATGTTCGATGGGGCGCCCCGTTTGCGGATCGATAACATGTGATACACGTTTGCCATCCAGTTCATAATAGTTGCGGTAACTGCCGGAAGTACTGATACCATGTCCGTTAATATCCACAATCGCCTGTACCGCGTTTTCACGGTCGGTCGGCTTCTGAATCGCGACGCGCCACGGTTGCCCTTGCGCATTCATTCCACGACTACTTAATGCGCCGCCCACCGAGACCAGATAACGCGCAATGCCCTCCTTCTCCATCAAGCGCGCGAGATGGTCCGCGGCATAGCCCTCTCCGACTGTTGAAAGATCGACGTACAGCTCTGGCAAATCTTTTTGCAGGTACTGATGTTTAGCCCTGTCGATAACCTGTAAATGTTGCAGGCCCGTTTTCGCTTTTGCCGCATCGATTTGCGCTTGAGTGGGGATATGCAGCGGCTGCCGATCCGGCCCAAATCCCCACAAATTGACCAGCGGGCCTACGGTAATATCCATAGCGCCATCCGTCTTTGCGCCGATACGCAGCGCCGAGGTTACGATATCCGCCATAGCTTCGCTGACCGGCCAGGGTGCCAGGCTGCGTGAATGGTTAAAACGCATCAGCGCGGAGTCTTTTTTGTAAGTCGAGAGCAATTGATCGTCAGCATCAAGCTGGGTCTGGATTTTTGTCTGTAGCATTGCGGCGCGTTTCGCATCAATGCCAACCACGCTTACACGCCAGAAGGTGCCCATTGTTTTGCCTTCCAGTACCTGAGCGGCAGGCGTCGCTACTGCCGTTTTGGGTGCTTCATCGCAGCCCATGAATAAAAAAGTTATTGCCAGAAGCACAGCCCGGCAAAAAGTCATTTCCATCGGTGATTATCCTCATTCGAATGGAAACAAGCGTACACTAAAACCTCTTATTTGTACGCCGGAATAAGGCATGAAAAAAGGGCCCGCAGGCCCTTTAGCAACATCTTTTTGCTGATTAGAACTGGTAAACCAGACCCAGAGCGACGATGTCGTCAGTATTGATGCCCGCGTCGCGGGTAAAGTCGTTTTTATCCAGCAGGTTGATTTTGTAATCAACATAAGTGGACATGTTTTTGTTGAAGTAGTAAGTCGCGCCAACATCAACATATTTTACGATGTCCTGGTCGCCATAGCTGGCGCCGTAACCGTTGCTGATGTCCTTACCTTTAGATTGCAGGTAAGCCAGGGACGGACGCAGACCAAAGTCGAACTGGTACTGGGCAACCACTTCAAAGTTCTGCGCTTTGTTGGCAAAACCGTAAGAGGTGGACGGGCTGCTGCCGTTAGAGGTACCAAAACGGGTCGCGTTATAGGTCTGAGAGTACTGCGCCGCCAGGTAGATGTTGTTAGCGTCGTATTTCAGGCCGCCAGTGTAGACCGTGGCGCGATCGCCGTTACCATACAGGCGAGCGTTAGCAGTGTTGTTCTGATCGGCAGTACGTTTGGAGGTGGTGATCGCGCCGCCGACAGAGAAGCCTTCGCCGATTTCATAGGTCAGAGATCCACCGTAACCGTCGCCGTTCTGGTTCAGCAGGCTGCGACCGTTGGTGTTTTCACCGCTCACGCTGCCGTTTTTACCCTGATACTGCAAGGCGAAGTCCAGGCCATCAACCAGACCGAAGAAGTCGGTGTTACGGTAGGTAGCGTAGCCATTGCCACGCTGCTGCATGAAGTTGTCAGCGCCGTAGGTGTCACCGCCGAATTCCGGCAGAACGTCGGTCCAGGAGGTAACGTCATAAGTTACGCCGTAGTTACGACCATAATCGAAAGAGCCTGCATCAGCGAATTTCAGACCAGCAAACGCTACACGCGTCCAGGAGTCATTGTTGCCTTCAGTCTGGTTACCCTGAATCTGATATTCCCACTGGCCATAGCCGGTCAGCTGATCGTTAACCTGCGTTTCGCCTTTGAAGCCAATACGCATATAGGTCTGGTCGCCGTCGCTACCTTTATCGTCAGAGAAGTAGTGCAGACCATCGACTTTACCAAACAGGTCTAATTTGTTGCCGTCTTTGTTATAAATTTCAGCCGCATTCGCTGCGCCCGCCACCAGCAGAGCTGGTACCAGGAGGGACAGTACTTTAACTTTCATGTTATTAACCCTCTGTTATATGCCTTTATTGCTTTTTTATGCCACTGCTTACTGGTTAACCCTCATTAACCAATCGGCAAGTCCATTCTCCGCAAAAATACAGAATAATCCAACACGAATATGATACTAAAACTTTTAAGATGTTACATTTATCCATATAGATGTTTCAGGATATGAATTTTATGGAACTTTTTTAAAGCAAAAATCAAGCAAAAATAAGCACGAATAGATAAAATATATTTTCAATTCTTTTTAAATCAATCAGTTAAATCCATTAACTCCATAGCACTGAATGATAAAACAAAATCTTCATTCGCAACTAAAATAGCGCTTGCTATCATCATTAACTTTATTTATTACCGTCATTCATTTCTGAATGTCTGTTTACCCCTATTTCAACCGAATGCTTCGCATTCGGTTTTTTTTCGCCAAACTGACTGCGCAATTCTTCCCGCATAAAACTATCACGGTTATTCACTACCCGCGTTCTCTACCGCTTTTAGGCATTCTCAAAGCATTTCTTGATAGTTAGTGCTAATCATCGATAAGCAATCTTTATCTTTGTACGGACCGACAAATATTGTACGCTTTTCCTGCCGCGCCGACGGAGCGCGTTTAAGTTGCACTGCATGAGGTAAGAGTCTGGAAATTCATTCATTACCCTTTATACTGCCCTTTCACCTTCAGCGTTGTTTAACAGGTCTTAAACATAAATGAGTCAGTCTGACACAACGGTTTCTACCCGATTCTCCCTTCTCCCGGGAAGCATTACCCGTTTCTTCTTATTGCTGATCATTGTGCTGCTGGTAACCATGGGCGTTATGGTACAGAGTGCCGTCAATGCCTGGTTGAAAGACAAAAGCTATCAAATTGTTGATATTACCCACGCTATCCATAAACGTGTGGATACCTGGCGGTATGTGACCTGGCAAATTTATGACAACATTGCTGCGACCACTACGCCATCAACAGGCGAAGGGCTTCAGGAAACGCGCCTGAAGCAGGATGTGTACTATCTTGAAAAGCCCCGGCGTAAAACTGAAGCGCTGATTTTCGGCTCCCATGATAGTGCCACGCTGGAAATGACACAGCGTATGTCAACTTATCTGGATACGCTATGGGGCGCGGAAAACGTACCGTGGTCAATGTATTACCTCAACGGGCAGGATAACAGCCTGATTCTTATCTCCACGCTTCCGTTGAAGGATCTCTCTTCCGGCTTTAAAGAGTCTACCATCGGCACTATCGTCGACTCCCGCCGGGCAGAGATGCTGCAACAGGCGAATGCACTGGATGAGCGAGAAAGTTTCTCCTCCTTACGAAAACTGGCATGGCAGAACGGTCACTATTTTACGCTGCGCACAACCTTCAATCAGCCGGGGCATCTGGCAACCGTGGTGGCGTTTGATCTCCCTATTAATGATTTAATCCCGCCAGGAATGCCGCTGGACAGTTTTCGAATAGAGCCTGATGCAGCCCAGACAACAGGACGAAACAGTGAAAAGGAGTCGCCTGATAGTGTCAGTATTAGCTTTAACGGTTCAAAAATAGAGATTTCTTCAGCTCTGAACTCCACCGGAATGCGTCTGATCTGGCAGGTGCCGTTCGGAACGCTTTTACTTGATACGCTACAAAATATTTTGCTGCCTTTACTGCTGAACATCGGGTTGCTGGCGTTGGCGTTATTTGGTTATGCCACATTCCGCCATCAGCCAGGACGGTCAACGGAACCAGCATCCACCAGCGCGGCGAATAACGAATTACGTATATTACGGGCAATTAATGAAGAGATTGTTTCTCTGCTGCCGCTGGGTCTGCTGGTTTACGATCAGGAAGGTAACCGCACCGTCATTAGCAATAAAATCGCCGATCATTTATTGCCGCATCTGAACCTGCAAAATATCACCAGTATGGCCGAACAGCATCAGGGCGTGATTCAGGCGACGATTAACAACGAGTTGTATGAAATCCGTCTGTTCCGCAGCCAGGTCGCGCCCCGCACGCAAATTTTTATTATTCGCGATCAAGACCGGGAAGTGCTGGTGAACAAAAAACTTAAGCAGGCGCAGCGTCTGTATGAAAAGAACCAGCAAGGCCGCGCCGCCTTTATGCAAAATATCAGCAATACACTCAAAGAGCCCGTACGCCAACTGGCGGTTACTGCCGCAGCAGTCACAACACCCGAGAGCCTGAAGCTGGCGGATCAAGCGGATGTATTAGTCCGTATGATCGATGAAATCCAGCTGGCAAATATGCTGGAAAATGACGCATGGAAAAGCGAAGCCACTCTGTTCTCTCTCCAGGATCTTATTGACGAAGTCGTGCCAGAAGTGCTGCCTGCCATTAAGCGTAAGGGACTGCAATTGTTGATTAATAATCATTTGAGCGGCAACGATGCACGCTGGGGCGATCGCGATGCGCTACGCCGGATTTTGCTATTGTTAATTCAGTACGCTGTCACCACGACTTCTCTCGGTAAAATTACGCTTGAGGTTGAGCAGGACGAATCCATAGAGGAACGTTTGACTTTCCGCATTCTGGATACCGGCGAAGGCGTAACGTTGAACGAGATCGATAATCTGCATTTCCCGTATATGAATGAAACGCAGAGCGATCGTTACGGCAAAGCAAATCCACTCACTTTCTGGCTGTGCAATCAACTGGCGCGTAAACTGGGCGGTCATCTCAACATTAAAGCGCGTGAAACGCTGGGCACGCGTTATACCGTTCATGTCAAAATGCTTCCCCACGATCAGCACACCCAGGTTGAAGAACGCTTGCTGGATGATGTTAGCGTGATGGTCGACGTGACGTCCAATGAGGTGCGTGCGATTGTGCTGCGTCAGTTAGAAAACTGGGGCGCTACCTGCCTCACGCCCGACGAACGGCAGGTAAGTCAAGAATATGATCTCTTTTTAACGGATAATCCGTCTAATCTTACTGCCTCCGGCTTACTTTTAAGCGATGATGAGTCAGGCGTGCGAAAAATTGGCCCTGGTCAGTTGCGCGTCAACTTTAATATGAGTAATGCTATGCAGGAGGCTGTACTACAACTTATCGAAGAGCAACTGGCGCAGGAAGAAATTCCAGCCTCCCCGCTCGGCGGAGATGAAAATGCCGAACTTCATGCCAGCGGTTATTATGCACTATTTGTAGACACAGTACCGGAGGATGTTAAGAGGTTGTATACTGAAGCGGCAACCAGCGATTTCGCTGCGCTGGCCCAAACGGCCCACCGCCTGAAAGGGGTGTTTGCCATGCTTAATCTGGTACCCGGCAAGCAGTTATGTGAAACGCTGGAACATCTGATTCGCGAAAAAGATGCTCCAGGTATAGAAAAATATATCAGCGACATTGACGCCTACGTCAAAAGCTTGCTGTAGCAAGGTAGCCCAATACATGAACAATATGAACGTAATTATTGCCGATGACCACCCGATTGTACTGTTCGGTATTCGCAAATCACTTGAACAGATCGAGTGGGTGAATGTTGTCGGCGAATTTGAGGATTCCACAGCATTGATCAACAACCTGCCAAAATTAGATGCGCATGTGTTGATCACCGACCTCTCTATGCCGGGAGATAAATACGGTGATGGGATCACCTTGATCAAGTACATCAAGCGTCATTTTCCGAGCCTGTCGATCATTGTTTTGACCATGAATAACAACCCGGCGATCCTGAGCGCCGTGTTGGATCTGGATATTGAAGGGATCGTACTTAAGCAGGGGGCGCCAACCGATCTGCCGAAGGCGTTGGCCGCGCTGCAAAAAGGCAAAAAATTCACGCCGGAAAGCGTCTCTCGTCTGCT
The Salmonella bongori NCTC 12419 DNA segment above includes these coding regions:
- the rcsB gene encoding response regulator transcription factor RcsB; translation: MNNMNVIIADDHPIVLFGIRKSLEQIEWVNVVGEFEDSTALINNLPKLDAHVLITDLSMPGDKYGDGITLIKYIKRHFPSLSIIVLTMNNNPAILSAVLDLDIEGIVLKQGAPTDLPKALAALQKGKKFTPESVSRLLEKISAGGYGDKRLSPKESEVLRLFAEGFLVTEIAKKLNRSIKTISSQKKSAMMKLGVENDIALLNYLSSVTLSPSDKE
- the rcsD gene encoding phosphotransferase RcsD, with protein sequence MSQSDTTVSTRFSLLPGSITRFFLLLIIVLLVTMGVMVQSAVNAWLKDKSYQIVDITHAIHKRVDTWRYVTWQIYDNIAATTTPSTGEGLQETRLKQDVYYLEKPRRKTEALIFGSHDSATLEMTQRMSTYLDTLWGAENVPWSMYYLNGQDNSLILISTLPLKDLSSGFKESTIGTIVDSRRAEMLQQANALDERESFSSLRKLAWQNGHYFTLRTTFNQPGHLATVVAFDLPINDLIPPGMPLDSFRIEPDAAQTTGRNSEKESPDSVSISFNGSKIEISSALNSTGMRLIWQVPFGTLLLDTLQNILLPLLLNIGLLALALFGYATFRHQPGRSTEPASTSAANNELRILRAINEEIVSLLPLGLLVYDQEGNRTVISNKIADHLLPHLNLQNITSMAEQHQGVIQATINNELYEIRLFRSQVAPRTQIFIIRDQDREVLVNKKLKQAQRLYEKNQQGRAAFMQNISNTLKEPVRQLAVTAAAVTTPESLKLADQADVLVRMIDEIQLANMLENDAWKSEATLFSLQDLIDEVVPEVLPAIKRKGLQLLINNHLSGNDARWGDRDALRRILLLLIQYAVTTTSLGKITLEVEQDESIEERLTFRILDTGEGVTLNEIDNLHFPYMNETQSDRYGKANPLTFWLCNQLARKLGGHLNIKARETLGTRYTVHVKMLPHDQHTQVEERLLDDVSVMVDVTSNEVRAIVLRQLENWGATCLTPDERQVSQEYDLFLTDNPSNLTASGLLLSDDESGVRKIGPGQLRVNFNMSNAMQEAVLQLIEEQLAQEEIPASPLGGDENAELHASGYYALFVDTVPEDVKRLYTEAATSDFAALAQTAHRLKGVFAMLNLVPGKQLCETLEHLIREKDAPGIEKYISDIDAYVKSLL